A single genomic interval of Methylocystis sp. IM3 harbors:
- a CDS encoding AAA family ATPase, with amino-acid sequence MRILAIRGENLASLAAPFALEFEREPLRSAGLFAIAGETGAGKSTILDALCLALYDDFPRVVAPGGSEEVPDASGERIKENDPRTILRRGAARGFAEVDFSGRDGRLYRARCDLTRARGRASGRLQNRIRSLWRIDESGEIVEAVESGVEAVNRRVAALTDLTFDQFRRTALLAQGDFDAFLRAKPNERADLLEKITGAEIYGLLSRRAYEKTREAGDRVKRLEEALAEIGAMTEEARAGLLTEKEALVARRAALDAAQQEVVEALRRLAAHEQAAAKLAQAEADHAAAAQALDALAQERERRDALERVEPLRGPRDETQKARSQLAEKEAAAARATEVAGAARVAVDAAQEKLRLAVEALEASAVGVEQMKPLWEKAAELDALIDGQKREVARAGAAETEATTAAAAKAALLAQARAEERTAATARDAAHAARGALDAARPLGERWPEIDAQLTKRARALGEKREAADLLRKAEEALAQARKMCDAFDLADAHDRAALADALAQRGERAAARDALDAPAARRRLAEAMRALDMAQALARLSHDHDAAQEKMARAKADAARFGEEVHALAAALAELQAQRAAQVLQKEEAERLGELADAAADPHALRLRATLEDGEACPVCGATDHPFAEARDAASELVSALRAKRDAARRTLEATEAAMAEKGAGEARARARCEEATQRRGEAQAAIERAAQDYARRLAREPLDGAPAAIADAAEGLHALIAQAETLRVGQEQIIETAERLGADIERLGKAAEGWRAAMDARRVMREEEETRARRAGEDRARLGEVVASATRELAALDEALASYLALGDLATADLDRDPDGARRRLAESGAKFKEAEAALADAEQRLAETARRAASLDVEARAEAGIAASAVADHGARRGELARLEAEREQLLGGEETARHRARVEEKHNAARLFHDAAKDALASADKAKAACDARSAAAAAERETARDALETRKAAFAAALLAAGLTAQEADPLLSVSPQEAQAMRQRVDTAMAGLASAVRALDERRADLAEATEGLPETPRAELETMRTEGAAEIEEVLTRLGALQQHLAQDDAARARAAALTGDIKESRALSKTWEEINAAIGSREGDKFRRFAQSVTLEQLVALANQRLALLAPRYRLERAGEMGALGLQIVDRDLGDERRSTRSLSGGERFLASLALALALAGLEGRDSFVDTLFIDEGFGALDAGTLDVAIDALENLQGQGRKVGVISHVESLQSRIATKICVERRGGGVSVVRLRAPGLEAAEAAG; translated from the coding sequence TTGCGCATCCTTGCGATCCGGGGCGAGAATCTCGCCAGCCTCGCCGCGCCCTTCGCGCTTGAATTCGAGCGCGAGCCGCTGCGCTCGGCCGGCCTCTTCGCGATCGCCGGGGAGACGGGCGCGGGCAAATCGACGATCCTCGACGCCCTGTGTCTGGCGCTTTACGACGACTTCCCGCGCGTCGTCGCGCCGGGGGGCAGCGAGGAGGTGCCGGACGCCTCGGGCGAGCGCATCAAGGAAAATGACCCGCGGACCATTCTGAGACGCGGCGCGGCGCGCGGCTTCGCCGAGGTGGATTTTTCCGGCAGGGACGGGCGCCTCTATCGCGCGCGCTGCGATCTGACCCGCGCGCGCGGACGCGCCTCCGGCCGCCTGCAAAATCGCATCCGCAGCCTCTGGCGCATCGACGAGAGCGGCGAGATCGTCGAGGCCGTTGAGTCCGGCGTCGAGGCCGTCAATCGGCGCGTCGCGGCGCTCACCGATCTCACCTTCGACCAGTTCCGCCGCACGGCGCTTCTCGCGCAGGGGGATTTCGACGCCTTTCTGCGCGCCAAGCCGAACGAACGCGCCGATCTTCTGGAAAAGATCACGGGCGCCGAAATCTACGGCCTGCTGTCCAGACGCGCCTATGAAAAAACCCGCGAGGCGGGCGACAGGGTGAAGCGCCTCGAAGAGGCGCTGGCCGAGATCGGCGCGATGACCGAGGAGGCGCGCGCTGGTCTCCTTACCGAGAAGGAGGCGCTCGTCGCGCGGCGCGCCGCCCTCGACGCCGCGCAGCAGGAGGTCGTCGAGGCGCTGCGCCGTCTCGCGGCCCATGAGCAGGCGGCGGCGAAGCTGGCCCAGGCCGAAGCCGATCACGCGGCGGCGGCGCAGGCGCTCGATGCGCTGGCGCAAGAGCGCGAAAGGCGCGACGCGCTCGAACGCGTCGAGCCTTTGCGCGGGCCGCGCGACGAGACGCAAAAGGCGCGCAGCCAGCTTGCGGAGAAAGAGGCGGCGGCGGCGCGGGCGACGGAAGTGGCCGGCGCCGCGCGCGTCGCGGTCGACGCGGCGCAGGAGAAGTTGCGCCTCGCCGTCGAGGCGCTCGAGGCGAGCGCCGTTGGCGTCGAGCAGATGAAGCCGCTTTGGGAGAAGGCGGCCGAGCTCGACGCCTTGATCGACGGCCAGAAGCGGGAAGTCGCGCGTGCTGGCGCCGCCGAGACGGAGGCGACGACGGCCGCCGCTGCAAAAGCCGCGCTGCTGGCGCAAGCGCGCGCCGAGGAGCGGACGGCGGCAACGGCGCGCGATGCGGCTCATGCGGCGCGGGGCGCCCTCGACGCGGCGCGGCCGCTCGGCGAGAGATGGCCCGAGATCGACGCGCAGCTCACAAAACGCGCCCGCGCGCTTGGGGAGAAGCGGGAGGCTGCGGACCTCTTACGTAAGGCGGAAGAGGCGCTGGCGCAGGCTCGAAAGATGTGCGACGCCTTCGATCTGGCCGATGCGCATGACCGCGCCGCGCTCGCGGATGCGCTCGCACAGCGCGGCGAACGCGCGGCGGCGCGCGACGCGCTCGATGCGCCGGCCGCCCGGCGCCGGCTCGCGGAGGCCATGCGCGCGCTCGATATGGCGCAGGCGCTGGCGCGTCTTTCACATGATCACGATGCTGCGCAGGAGAAGATGGCGCGCGCGAAAGCCGACGCTGCGCGCTTCGGCGAGGAGGTCCATGCGCTCGCCGCGGCGCTCGCGGAGTTGCAGGCGCAGCGCGCGGCGCAGGTTCTGCAGAAAGAAGAGGCCGAGCGTCTCGGCGAACTTGCCGACGCGGCCGCCGATCCCCATGCGCTCAGGCTGCGCGCGACGCTCGAAGACGGCGAGGCCTGCCCGGTCTGCGGGGCGACCGACCATCCTTTCGCAGAGGCGCGCGATGCCGCCAGCGAATTGGTGAGCGCCTTGCGGGCGAAGCGTGACGCGGCGCGCCGCACGCTGGAGGCCACCGAGGCGGCGATGGCGGAGAAAGGCGCGGGCGAAGCGAGAGCTCGCGCCCGCTGCGAGGAGGCAACGCAACGGCGCGGCGAGGCGCAAGCGGCGATCGAACGCGCGGCGCAGGACTATGCCCGGCGGCTGGCGCGCGAACCGCTCGACGGCGCCCCTGCGGCCATCGCAGACGCCGCCGAAGGGCTGCACGCGCTGATCGCCCAGGCGGAGACCCTGCGCGTTGGGCAAGAGCAAATCATCGAGACGGCCGAGCGGCTCGGCGCCGACATCGAGCGGCTCGGTAAGGCGGCCGAGGGTTGGCGCGCCGCCATGGACGCCAGGCGCGTGATGCGCGAGGAGGAGGAGACGCGCGCCCGGCGCGCGGGCGAGGATCGCGCCCGGCTCGGCGAGGTCGTCGCCAGCGCCACGAGGGAACTGGCGGCGTTGGACGAGGCGCTCGCGTCCTATCTCGCATTGGGCGACCTCGCGACCGCCGATCTCGACCGCGATCCCGACGGCGCGCGACGGCGCCTGGCGGAAAGCGGCGCGAAATTCAAAGAAGCCGAGGCGGCGCTCGCCGACGCGGAGCAGCGCCTCGCGGAGACGGCGCGTCGCGCCGCATCGCTCGACGTCGAGGCGCGTGCAGAGGCCGGGATCGCGGCTTCGGCTGTCGCCGATCATGGCGCGCGGCGCGGGGAGCTTGCGCGCCTCGAAGCCGAGCGGGAGCAGTTGCTCGGCGGCGAGGAGACGGCGCGCCATCGCGCCCGCGTCGAGGAAAAGCACAATGCCGCGCGCCTCTTCCACGATGCGGCCAAAGACGCGCTCGCCTCGGCGGACAAGGCAAAGGCGGCTTGCGACGCCCGTAGCGCCGCCGCCGCCGCCGAGAGGGAAACGGCGCGCGACGCTCTCGAAACGAGGAAAGCCGCATTTGCCGCCGCGCTCCTTGCCGCAGGTCTGACGGCGCAGGAGGCGGACCCGCTGCTCTCGGTTTCGCCGCAAGAGGCCCAGGCCATGCGTCAGCGTGTCGACACGGCGATGGCCGGGCTGGCGTCGGCGGTCCGGGCGCTCGACGAGCGCCGCGCCGACCTGGCCGAGGCGACTGAAGGGCTGCCGGAGACGCCGCGCGCCGAACTCGAGACGATGCGGACCGAGGGCGCGGCGGAGATCGAGGAGGTTCTCACGCGGCTCGGCGCTTTGCAGCAGCATCTTGCGCAGGACGACGCCGCGCGCGCCCGTGCGGCCGCGCTCACTGGCGACATCAAAGAGTCGCGCGCCCTGAGCAAGACGTGGGAGGAGATCAACGCCGCGATCGGCTCGAGGGAAGGGGACAAGTTCCGCCGCTTCGCGCAGAGCGTGACGCTGGAGCAACTCGTCGCGCTCGCCAATCAGCGGCTCGCTTTGCTCGCGCCGCGCTACCGGCTTGAGCGCGCGGGAGAGATGGGCGCGCTCGGCCTTCAGATCGTCGATCGCGATCTGGGCGACGAGCGGCGCTCGACCCGCTCGCTTTCGGGCGGCGAGCGTTTCCTCGCCTCTCTCGCGCTCGCCCTCGCGCTTGCCGGGCTCGAGGGGCGCGACTCCTTCGTCGATACGCTTTTCATCGACGAAGGCTTCGGCGCGCTCGACGCCGGGACCCTCGACGTCGCCATAGACGCGCTGGAGAATCTACAGGGACAGGGACGCAAGGTCGGCGTCATCAGCCATGTCGAATCCCTGCAAAGCCGCATCGCTACGAAAATCTGCGTCGAACGACGCGGCGGCGGCGTCAGCGTCGTGCGCCTGCGCGCGCCGGGCTTGGAGGCTGCGGAGGCTGCCGGCTGA